The sequence below is a genomic window from Fibrobacterota bacterium.
TAGCCTTATATCGGGCCGGAGAGCGGCCCGGCCGGGACCCGGCCTTTGACCGCTTCTTGACCGCGCATGATCTTCCCCGGCCGCCTTTGGCGCTGGGGCCCGCCCTGGCGGCCCTGCCCGGCCCGGTGGCGGCCATCGATCTGAGCGACGGGCTTTCTTCGGAGCTGGCCCACCTTTCCCGGCAGTCGGGTTGCAGGCTGTCGGTGGAATGGGGTAAGCTTCCTTATGACGATGGCCTGGAACGGCTTCCCGGCGGCGGGCGGTGGCGCGATTGGGTGCTCCATGGCGGAGAGGAATACCGATTATTGTTCTCCGGGAACTTCTCGCCGGAAGATCTCGCGCGGCTTTCCGCGCGCGGGGAGATCCGGGAGATCGGGTCCGCGCGCGCGGGCGAAGGCGTAGGTCTCGTGGACGAATCGGGAACCGAAAGGGAATTGGAGGCCGCGGGCTGGAGCCACTGAGCTCCGGAAGCGGCGAGCGCCGATGAGCATCCAACAGGTTAAACGGAACAAGCGCAAGGTAGGGGAAATCCTGCTGGCGCAAGGCTATATCAACCAGGAGCAGCTCGATCATGCCCTGGAGCAGCACGCCACCACCGGCATCAGCCTGGGCACCGTGCTGGTGAAGCTCGGCTTCATCGACGAGGATACCCTGAACGCGGTGCTGGGCAAGCAGCTCGAGCTCAGCTACCGCAAGCGCATCGGCGATTTGCTGGTGGAGCAGGGTTATATCACCCAACCACAGCTCGCCAACGGCCTGGCCCAGCAGAAGACCATGGCCATGCCCCTGGGGAAATGCCTGGTCAAGCTCGGCTACATCGAAGAGACCAAGCTTCTCGACGTGCTGGCGGCGCAGCTCGATCTCCAGCATATCAACCTGGAAAACTTCAAGTTCAACCCGAACATCACCCGGCTCATCTCCGAGGAGATGGCCCGTTCCTATAAGACCATCCCGCTTTACGAGAACAACGGCGTCCTCACCGTGGCCATGGTGGATCCCACCAACCTGCGCTCGCTGGATCATATCAAGTTCAAGACCGGCAAGGACGTGGAGCCGGTGATCGCCACCGAAGCCGAAATCACGGTGGCCATCGGGCGCGCTTACGCCGGGGGCAAGGAAGCCCTCAGCGATCTCATCGGCGGCCAGGAGGATAAGGATCTCGTCCTGGATGATAACGACAAGAAGAAGGAGGAGGAGGAAGGCCTCACGGGGGACGAAGAGGGCCGGCAGATCATCAAGATCGTCAACCTGATCGTGAGCGAAGCCATCCGCCTCGGCGCATCGGACGTCCATCTGGAGCCGCAAGAGCGCAACATGCGCATCCGCTACCGCATCGACGGCGAACTGATGGAACAGAATCCCATCCCGGCCCGCCTCATGGTGCAGATCGTCTCGCGCCTCAAGGTGCTGGGAGGCATGGACATCGCCGAAAAGCGGAAGCCCCTGGACGGCCGCGCGCATATCAAGTACCGCGGCCAGGAGGTGGATTTGCGCCTTTCCACCTTCCCGACCCTGCTGCGCTCCCGCGGCGTGGTGGAGAAGATGGTGATCCGCATCATCGATCCCAACCAGGAAGTCGCCACCATCGATAAGATCGGTTTTTCGCCCTCGGTGTTCCCGAGTATCGCCCGCCTGATCGAATTGCCCGACGGCATCATCCTCACCACCGGCCCCACGGGCTCGGGCAAATCCAGCACCCTGTACGCCTTCGTCCAGAGGGTGGCCTCCCCTTCGGTGAACGTCGTGACCATGGAAGATCCGGTCGAGAAGAACATCCCGGGCATCACCCAAGGGCAGATCAATAACCTGGCCGGTTTTACCTTCGCGGCCGGCATGCGCGCCATCCTCCGCCAGGACCCGGACGTCATCATGCTGGGCGAAATGCGCGATAAGGAGACTTCGGAGATGGCGATCCAGGCGGCTCTCACGGGCCATCTGGTGATCTCCACCTTGCATACAAACGACGCCGCCGGCGCCTTCACTCGCCTGCTGGACATGGGCGTCGAACCTTTCCTGGTCACCTCTTGCGTCAAGGGCGTACTCGCGCAGCGGCTGGTGCGGCGCATTTGCGAGAAATGCCGCCAAAAGGTGGAGGTGCCGGACGTGGTGCTGGAAGGCATCGGCATCCGCCCGGGAACGCCCTTCTTCCAAGGCAAGGGCTGCCAGCAATGCAATAACACCGGGTACCGGGGGCGCTTGGCCCTCTTCGAGCTGCTCATTCCCGACGAGCACATCCATCAGATGATCTTGGAGCGCAAGTCCAGCGACGAGATCAAGCTCTACGCGATCCGCCAATTGGGGATGGCCACCCTCCGCCGCGACGGCCTGGAGAAAGCCCTCTCCGGCCAGACCACCATCGAGCAGGTCGTGGCCGTCTCGCAGTCCGAGATGTGAAAACCCCCATCCGCTTCCCGGCCTGGGCCGCCGCCTTTCCCTTGCTCGCGGCCTATGCGGCCCTCAAATTCTCCTTCGGCATCCTCATCTGCGATGACGCCTATATCACCCTGGCCCATGCGCGTTCCTGGGCCTCCGGCCTCGGCCCCGTCATGTCCGCCTTGAATCCGGTCTGCGCCACCAGCACGCCCCTGCATACGACCCTGCTCGCTCTCGCGGGACGGATCCTGGGCGGCGGGAACTACCCGGATTACGCGTACGGGATCAACGCGGTTTGGGATCTCATCGGCTGCGGCTATCTCTATCGCCTGGCGCGCTTCGGACGGAAACTTCCCGGCCCCTGGCCCTGGCTATGCGTCGCCGCCTATGCGCTCTCCGTCAACGCCCTCGCCGTTTCGGCGTCGGGGATGGAGACGCCCATGTACGTCGCCCTGGCGTTGGCCGGAACCTGGTACGGCCTGTACGCGGAACGCGCCGGTTACGGCTTGGCCCTGGTGGCCTTCCTCGCCCCGCTGGCGCGACCCGAAGGAGCGCTTCTGCCCGGCGTCCTGATCCTCGCGCGTGCTTCCGGCGCCGGACGCCGCTTCCGGCTTGATAGGGATTCGCGCCTGGCCGCCGTCGCCGCGGCCATGGGTCTCTGCCTCTTCTTCGCTTTCAACTTTTACGCCTACGGCCACGCCTTGCCGCATTCCATCGTGGCCAAACGGGCCGAAATCCACGTCGGGCCCCTGGAGGGCTTGGGCGCCTGGATGCTGAACGTCTTCTTCAAGGGACCCTGCTTCGGAGGCACGCGAACCGTAGCCATAGCCAATCTGCTGATCCTGGCCGCCGCGGCATGGGGCTGGAAGCCGCCGGGGAACGCGAACCGAAGTAACATGAACGATACGGTAACAGAAAGGTTTCCTTGGCCCATCCTGGCCTGGCCGGGGGCCTACTTCCTCTTTTTCATGGCGACGGGAGCGAGTTACGTCCTTTTCCCATGGTACTTCCTCCCCGTCCTGCCTTTCTTGATCCTGGTCGTTGTCGAGGGCCTGGCGCGCGGGATGCAAGGCCTGCCTGCTTCCGCGGCGTGGGCCCTCTTTTTCGGCTTCCTGGCGTACGTGCCGGCCCAGACTTTCCGTCAGCAATTGCCGGCGAAGCATCGTTTGGCCGAGGCCGGGCGGGAAGGCCGCTACCGGGAAGCGGCCCGCATCGTCGACTCGCTGTCCATTCCCGGCCGTCCGACCATGGTCATGATCGACGAGGTGGGGGCGATCGGGTATTGGTCGCATGCGCGCATCCTGGATATGCACGGGCTGCTCTCCCCCGAGGCCATGCCCTATCTGGGCCCCGCCGAAGGGCATTGGCTGCGCATGGCGAAGCTACAGGATCGGATGGATCCCGAATGGATCGTGGGCCTAAGGCTCGCCAAGGACGAGGGCTTGCTGTACCCCGGCGAAGACGGATTCTATGCGGGCTACGCCCCGGTCCGGATTCTGCGCATCGCGAAGCATCCGTACAATCTGGAGATGTGGCGGCGCCTGCCGCCGGATTGACGGGAGGCGCGGTTAGGAGATGCTTTACCTGGCCCTTCAGGCTTGCGGAGCGGCCGTGGGCGGCTGCCGGCCCCGGGGAAAGCGATGCCGCGGGATGAGATCCCGCCCCAACAGGAAGGCCATGAATATGGTCAGGGGTATGGTAACGATGACCCCGAAGCCGTAGGAGACGAGGGCTCCCACCACGTTGATGGCGATCAGGATCGCCAGGAAAGCGATGGCCTTACCCCATGCGACCGGCTCGTTGAGGGCTGGCAGATGGCTGTCTTTCTCGTTCTTTTCTTCCGTATCCTTATCCTCAGCCATGGTACCTCCTCCCGTCGGGTTCAGCCCCGGCCTCAACCCTTACGCATGATCAGACTGGACATATCTTCCGCATGCTCCTCTTCGGTGGCCAGGATCTCCTCCATCAATCTGCGGGTGGTGGGATCCTTGTCCGTCAGGTACTGGATGATTTCCCGGTAGCTGTCGATGGCGATGCGTTCGGCCACCAGGTTCTCCTTGATCATGTCCTCCAGGGAGCGGCCCTCGATGTATTCGGCATGGCTGCGTTCGATCAAGGTGGCGGGATTGAGATCGGGCTCGCCTCCCAATTGGACGATACGATCGGCGATCTGGTCGGCATGCTGCAATTCCTGGGTGGCATGCTCCATGAATTCGGCCTTCGCCGCTTCGGAATTGGGGCCCGAGGCCATGAAATAATGGCGGCGGTAGCGCAGATTGCAGACTATCTCCGTGGCCAAAGCCTGGTTCAATAGCTTGATCACGGCCTCGCGATTGGCGGAATAGCCTTTGGTCACGGCGCCGTCGTCGATACGTTGGCGGGCCCTTTCGCGCAAGGTGCGCACATCGGTCATGGTGGCGTCGGCCATTCTTCCTCCTGGAAAATTGGGCCGGGCCCAATAGGGGGCTCGGCCTCTCATGCCGAAAATACTTTTCCAGGCCGGGGGGTGGACTTATTTCGCGGAAGCCGGATTCCCGCGTTTTGCCGCCGGATTCGCGGCGCCTTTCGCGGCCGCTCTCGTGGCCGGTTTCGCGGGGGTCTTGCGGGAGGGCTTGGGGCTGGCGAGGACCAAGGGCCGCACCGGGGGCAGGAGGTTGTCGATCACGATCCATTGCTTGCGTTTGGACATGCGGAAATTCTTCGACTTTTCCACGCTCTCCGTGGCCTTGATGGCCGCCGCCGGAATCTGGGTCAGCAGGTCGAGGGGATAGGCGTACTCAGAGGCCCGGGCGGTCTTGCCGTTGAATTCGACGCGCTCCACGGGCCAGCAGGATATCCCGGGGGCGGCCTGGGTGAAGGTGGAGTCCTTGCCCATTACCGCGAATACGACCACGCGCGCATCCCGCTTGAAAGCCGTTTCCTCGAAATCCTTATCGTTCCATGCCACTTCGATTTCGCGGCGGTTCCAGCGTCCCTTGATCAGGCCATCGACGCGCACGGTAGCCCTGCGGCCGTCGCCGAACAACCCGCCCGAGACGTTCGCCACCGTGCCGGCGACGACCAAGCCGGCATGGGACATCAGCCACGCATAGCTACGCGGCTGCAAATCGGCGGCGCGGGCGCTCGCGGTGGCGAGGACCAGGAGAGCGAGGAAGGGGGCGGCCAGGCGGTACATGATCCGAATGATAACCGCGCGGAGTCGGGCCGGCATGGGGTAGGCTTCCTTTTCGGGGAAGGATTCCCGGGAGCATGGGCCCCGCCGATCAGGTTTCCGGGCCGTAGTGCGTTTTGCGATCCCAATCGGCCCAGGTCCGGAAGGCGGCTTTCGCCTCTCTCGCCAGCATTCTCTTCATGCGCATTTTGCGGCTTCGCGCGGGGCGCATGATCTCCTCGTAGAGGAAGGCGTCCCCGAAGCCGATGGCCGCCGCGTCGGCGCGGGTGTTGGCGAAGACGATGGCGTCGACGCGGGCCCAGTATGCGGCCGCCAGGCACATGGGGCAGGGCTCGCAAGAGGTATACAGGACGCAACCGTCCAGATGGAAGCGGCGCAGGCGCCGGCCGGCGGCGCGCAGGGCCACCACTTCGGCATGCGCGGTGGGATCATTCTCGGCCAGGACGCGGTTGTGCCCTCGGCCCACCACCTTTCCGTCCTTCGCCACCACCGCGCCGAAGGGCCCTCCGCGGCCATCCTTGAGCCCATGGGCGGAAAGGGCGATGGCCTCGGCCATCAACTGGCGCGGGGTTTTGCCCTTGGGCTTCGGCCGGGCGGATCGCTTCACTTGAGCTTCGCCAGGCGGAGGGAGAGCGGCCAGCGCACTTTGCGGCTCCGGGCCGGATCGCCCCAGGCGGCCGCCATTTCTTCGCGTACCAGGGCGACGGGATCCTTCCCTTTGGCCTTGCGATAATACTGCACCGCCGACCAGGTCCCGAAATAGTCCAGCAGTTCGGAGAAATCCCAATCGGTTTCCATGGCGAATTCCGGCGCGGCCAAGGCGGGGAAGGGAAGGTCCAGGGAGCGGTAGCCGTTCTCGACATGAACCCGTTCGGGCGGCCAATAAGGGCCCACCAGGCCATGGTAAAGCCGAAAGTAGGCGAGATCGAAATCCGGGGTAACCTGGCAGTTACCGTAGCACCAGGCCGCCAGCACCGCGCCCGGCCTGGCTACGCGGGCGGCCTCGGCGGCGAAGGCGGGCACGTCGAACCAGTGCAGGGCCTGGGCCACCGCCACCAAATCCACGCTGGCGTCGCGCAAGGGCGCGCGTTCGGCGGCGGCCGCGGCGTAAAGCAAGCCCGGAACCCGCCGGGCTTTGGCGATCTGAGAGGCGCTGGCATCGGTGGCGATCACCGCGCGGAAGCGGGCCGCCAAGGGACGCGAGGCCTGGCCCGAGCCGGCCCCGCATTCCCAGGCCGTCCCCGTTCCGGCGGGAAGGGAAGCCAGGTAATCGAACAGGGATTCGGGATAGGTGGGACGCGCCCGGGCATAGCCGGCCGCATTCCCGGAGAAATGATCCTTGAAGGCGGGGGCGTCGCTCATGCGCCGGCTTCGCGATCCAGAAAGTAACGCGCCC
It includes:
- a CDS encoding nucleoside deaminase; its protein translation is MAEAIALSAHGLKDGRGGPFGAVVAKDGKVVGRGHNRVLAENDPTAHAEVVALRAAGRRLRRFHLDGCVLYTSCEPCPMCLAAAYWARVDAIVFANTRADAAAIGFGDAFLYEEIMRPARSRKMRMKRMLAREAKAAFRTWADWDRKTHYGPET
- a CDS encoding class I SAM-dependent methyltransferase; protein product: MSDAPAFKDHFSGNAAGYARARPTYPESLFDYLASLPAGTGTAWECGAGSGQASRPLAARFRAVIATDASASQIAKARRVPGLLYAAAAAERAPLRDASVDLVAVAQALHWFDVPAFAAEAARVARPGAVLAAWCYGNCQVTPDFDLAYFRLYHGLVGPYWPPERVHVENGYRSLDLPFPALAAPEFAMETDWDFSELLDYFGTWSAVQYYRKAKGKDPVALVREEMAAAWGDPARSRKVRWPLSLRLAKLK
- the tadA gene encoding Flp pilus assembly complex ATPase component TadA yields the protein MSIQQVKRNKRKVGEILLAQGYINQEQLDHALEQHATTGISLGTVLVKLGFIDEDTLNAVLGKQLELSYRKRIGDLLVEQGYITQPQLANGLAQQKTMAMPLGKCLVKLGYIEETKLLDVLAAQLDLQHINLENFKFNPNITRLISEEMARSYKTIPLYENNGVLTVAMVDPTNLRSLDHIKFKTGKDVEPVIATEAEITVAIGRAYAGGKEALSDLIGGQEDKDLVLDDNDKKKEEEEGLTGDEEGRQIIKIVNLIVSEAIRLGASDVHLEPQERNMRIRYRIDGELMEQNPIPARLMVQIVSRLKVLGGMDIAEKRKPLDGRAHIKYRGQEVDLRLSTFPTLLRSRGVVEKMVIRIIDPNQEVATIDKIGFSPSVFPSIARLIELPDGIILTTGPTGSGKSSTLYAFVQRVASPSVNVVTMEDPVEKNIPGITQGQINNLAGFTFAAGMRAILRQDPDVIMLGEMRDKETSEMAIQAALTGHLVISTLHTNDAAGAFTRLLDMGVEPFLVTSCVKGVLAQRLVRRICEKCRQKVEVPDVVLEGIGIRPGTPFFQGKGCQQCNNTGYRGRLALFELLIPDEHIHQMILERKSSDEIKLYAIRQLGMATLRRDGLEKALSGQTTIEQVVAVSQSEM
- a CDS encoding bacterioferritin, whose protein sequence is MADATMTDVRTLRERARQRIDDGAVTKGYSANREAVIKLLNQALATEIVCNLRYRRHYFMASGPNSEAAKAEFMEHATQELQHADQIADRIVQLGGEPDLNPATLIERSHAEYIEGRSLEDMIKENLVAERIAIDSYREIIQYLTDKDPTTRRLMEEILATEEEHAEDMSSLIMRKG